A region of Lycium barbarum isolate Lr01 chromosome 1, ASM1917538v2, whole genome shotgun sequence DNA encodes the following proteins:
- the LOC132623791 gene encoding protein SOB FIVE-LIKE 4-like: MDSNSQFFGEAEECNSSESGWTMYIGSPSNGEGDGELEYNGDFDEFEDHNNKEAINRDDDEDGDTDDSMASDASSGPSHFSRNGKSGGVAMVHYKNPKEKGKAKDCSFTNNKAKNSVKNGYKNDQGKVKESMFATKGTKGASNGGGNKVRKSIWMGKGK, from the coding sequence ATGGATTCTAATTCCCAATTCTTTGGAGAAGCTGAAGAATGTAACAGCAGTGAATCTGGCTGGACAATGTACATTGGTTCTCCTTCCAATGGTGAGGGTGATGGTGAGCTGGAATACAATGGGGATTTTGATGAATTTGAAGATCATAATAACAAAGAAGCGATTAATCGAGACGATGATGAGGATGGTGACACTGATGATTCAATGGCTTCTGATGCATCTTCAGGGCCAAGTCACTTTTCAAGAAATGGGAAGAGTGGTGGTGTAGCTATGGTTCATtacaagaatccaaaggaaaagGGTAAGGCAAAAGATTGCAGCTTTACTAATAATAAAGCCAAAAATTCAGTGAAGAATGGGTACAAGAATGATCAAGGTAAGGTGAAAGAGTCTATGTTTGCTACAAAAGGAACTAAAGGTGCCTCCAATGGTGGTGGTAATAAGGTTAGGAAGAGTATTTGGATGGGCAAAGGGAAGTAA
- the LOC132600159 gene encoding uncharacterized protein LOC132600159 isoform X2: MEKQQIEKLERESIEKLAKESIQKLEREQAGKFQRYAVEGRRYLMSKYFSDKTIFGGNIFEEKMTKDGETTKMSRFPGYQSYADPANFGDGSSSKSISTGETPLHSAKRKQHPKYY, translated from the exons ATGGAGAAGCAACAGATTGAGAAGTTGGAGAGGGAAAGTATTGAGAAGTTGGCGAAGGAAAGTATTCAGAAGTTGGAGAGGGAACAGGCTGGGAAGTTTCAGAGGTATGCAGTTGAGGGCAGAAGATATTTAATGTCCAAGTACTTCTCAGACAAGACTATATTTGGAG GAAACATATTTGAAGAaaaaatgaccaaagatggagAAACCACAAAAATGAGCAG GTTTCCTGGTTACCAGTCCTATGCAGACCCTGCTAATTTTGGTGACGGTAGCAGTAGCAAGTCAATTTCTACAGGTGAAACTCCATTACATAGTGCCAAGAGGAAGCAACATCCAAAATACTACTAA